From Kaistella polysaccharea:
AAATTCAGAGCGTTTTTTTTATGTGTTTTACAGAAAACAAGTTCTTTAATTAATCGTATTTTAAGAAAACAAAATTTAAAAAAACGACCCAATATGATCACCTATTGAGTCGCTAAATTTTGTCGGAGCTGTTAATTTGATTTTTTCGCTTTAATCATAGATTCCAGCATATCCCACATTTCCTGCGGAATTTCTTCGAGCATATTAAATTCGCCTGCACCTTGCAACCATTCGCCACCATCGATGGTTACGACTTCGCCATTCATATATGCAGAATAATCTGAAACAAGATATGCTGCAAGATTAGCCAGCTCTTGATGTTCACCTACTCTTCTCAACGGAACTTTTTTCTTCATATCGAATTTCTCGGCTAAATCTCCAGGCAACAGTCTTTCCCATGCTCCTTTGGTTGGAAATGGTCCAGGTGCGATCGCATTGAATCTAATTCCATATTTCGCCCATTCTACAGCTAAACTTCTCGTCATAGCCAATACACCAGCTTTTGCACAAGCTGACGGAACAACGTACGCGGAGCCGGTCCAGGCGTAAGTGGTGACAATATTTAAAACCGTTCCGGGAACTTTATTTTCAATCCAATATTTACCAACAGAAAGTGTGCAATTTTTGGTGCCTTTTAAGACAATATCCAAGATTGAATCAAAAGCAGAATGTGTTAATCTTTCAGTCGGTGAGATGAAGTTTCCAGCAGCATTGTTCAAAAGAATATCGATTTGCCCAAATTCTTTTACGGCAGCATCTTTCATGGCTTCAACTTCGTCCCAATTTCTCACGTCGCATTGAACACATAAAACCTTTCCACCGGTTTCTTCTTCAAGCTCTTTGGCTGTATTTTGCAGTTTTTCTAAATTACGGGAAGTGATGACCACTTTGGCACCAAGCTGCAGAAAATATTTCGTCATGGCTTTTCCGAGGCCGCTTCCGCCACCAGTGACAATGGCTACTTTATCTTTTAATGCATCTTCCTTAAGCATTGGTTGAGTATATAAATTCATATTTTTAATGTTTTTGTAAATTTAAGAGAAATAGCTTTAGGAAAGTTACGAAAAGTTATGCTGAGGATAGAAGCAAAAAATTTGATGTGAAGATGATGTAATGATTAAGCGCTGTTAAATCTTGAAGCTCTAATAACACTCTTGGAAAATAGCGGAACTGCGCCCCGACTTGAACGGAGCTCTTTTTCTGACGAGGAACGAGGATGAAAAAAGCGGGAGTGGAAGGCGGAAATGTGCGCCCAAATAAAAAAACTGTCCCAAATCTGGAACAGTTTAATTATAATCTGAAAACGAGCGGTTTAATATCCGAAAAGATCTTCTAAAGAGATTTTCTTCACTTCACCCAGTTTCTGCATATCCTTCATCGGAACGTTCTTCTCCGAGGCTACAATCGCGTACGTGTACGGCTTCCCAGAAAAATTAGTTTGGTGGAAATTCTTTAAATCCTGCATCGTGATATGATCTACAGCGGTATAAATATTTTTACGTGCATCGTCGGTTAATCCCAATTCTTTTGCCGCCAAATAATTAAAGATGATGTTATCCTGCGTAATTCGCTCTGTTTGGATGTCCTTTTTCACCTGCGTTTTTGCAAGGTTTAAATTCTCACTTAAATCGGGCATTTTAGTTAAAAGTTCCGTCATCGCGGTCGTGGCATCGTTAAACTTATCTGCCTGACTCCCTACATAACTCATCATATAATATTCCTGATCCTTTTTCTGTGGTTGAACATAAATACCATAAGTACTGTAAGCCAATGCTTTACTCTCTCTAATGGTTTGGAAAACTATGGATCCCATACCACCCCCAAAATAATTGTTAAATACTTTGACGAGCGTATTTTTATTGGCGTCGTAATTTTCAGTATTTCTGATCCAACGTGTTTCTGCCTGAACCATATCGTAATCTGCAAACAAAACCTGATTTTTGGTTTGTGGCACTTGTTTGAAAACCTTCGCCGGTGACGCAACAGCAAATTTTGCTGGAACTGGATGCGACATTTTTAGTTTATTTTCCAACTCTTTGATAGAGATCGGGCCGTAATAAATTATCGTCTGCTCGTATTGATTAAGATTTTTAATTCGACTTACCAATTCTGCAGCAGTCGTTGACTCCAACGCTGCGTTGCTCATCACGTTATTGAATTTATTATTTTCACCATAAATCGCATAGCTTGTTAAACCTTGAAGGATAGCGCCTTTGTTTGCTTTTACATCTTTTCTCGCTTTTGCCAATCTTTCTTTTAATCCTTTTAATGCTGCATCATCAGCTTTTACATTAAGGATTAAATCTTCATACAACTTAACCGCTTTATCAAAATTTTCTTGTAAACCTTCGATTGAAACGGTGGTATATTCTTCGCCCGTGGAAACATTAAAACTACTTGCGATTTTGTAAAATGCTTTTGAAATTTCCTCCGACGACATTTTATCGGTCCCTAAAAACTGTAAGTATTGAGAAGCAAGCGGTTGTTTTAAATCATTTAAGGAACCGATTTTATAGCGGTATTTTAAACGGAAAATCTGATTGTCGGTGTTCGGAACATATAGAATTTCAGCTTTCCCTAATTTCGATTTCTGAATATCTTTGTTATAATCTAAAAATACCGGTGTAGACGGATTATTTGGCATATTTCCAACCATTTTCACAAAAGCAGATTGTTTGTCGGCATTCGTTTCAACTGGCGTAATTTGAGGTTTTTCGATTTTCATCGATTTTTCTGATTCGCCTTTTCTTTTCAGAATGGCTACATAATTTTCGCCCAAATATTTATTGGCAAAACCTACGATATCTGCTTTTGTGATTTTAGATAAATCATTCACGTAAGCAACCTGATCTCTCCAGTTCAATTCCGAAGTAAAAGCATCCATCAACGATGACGCTCGGTCACCATAGTTTTCAGAACCATAGATTTTACTCTTTTTAATATTATTGATAATCGAGGTAATAAGATCTTGATCAAAGTTTCCTTTCTTTAAATTATCAATTTCCCCTAAAACTAAAGTTTTCACCTCATCTAAGCTCTGTCCGTTGGTTGGAGCCGCGCTGATATACAAAACGCCATAATCTATTAAAGTGAAAGTTTGCGCGGAAGCGCGTAGTAATTTTTGTTTTTTCACCAAGTTTAAATCCATTAAACCGGCTTTTCCATTCGTTAAAACCTGACCAACTAAATCTGCAATCAGAACATCTTTGTCTTTATTTCCTGGTAATCGGTAACCGATGGTTAAATTTTCGGCGTCAGGACCAGTGATTTCTTTTACGATTGGTGCTGTGATAGGAGTTTCAGGGGTAAATGTATACTTAGTCACAGGTTTCATTTTCATCTGAGAAAAAGCTTTGTCAACTTTCGCAATCACCTCGTCTGGATTGAAATCTCCCGACAGTATTACGCCCATATTATTGGGAACATAATAATTATTAAAATATTTACGAATCTCTATCAGTGACGGATTTTTTAAATCTTCTACGGTTCCAATCGTAGTTTGCTGTCCGTAATTATGATTTTTAAACAATTCTGCAAATAAAGTTTCGAAAACTTTACTTCCATCGCTATCTAAGCTTCTGTTTTTCTCTTCATATACCGCTTCTAATTCAGTATGGAAAATTCTTAAAGTTGGATTACGGAATCGTTCTCCCTGCACCACCAAATATTTATCGAGCGAGCTGCTTGGAACATCATCAGTATAAACGGTTTGTTCGAAACTCGTAAATGCGTTCGTTCCCTGAGCTCCCATAGAAGTCATCATTTTGTCGTACTCATTTGCGATTGCAAACTTACTGGCAACACCCGAAACTGAATCTATTTTTTTGTAAATCGCTTTTCGTTGATCTGCATCTTTAGTTTTGTTGTATTGCTCATAAAGTGCATCAATTTTATCTAATTCTACCTTTTCTTTGGCCCAATCCAGCGAACCATATTTATCAGTGCCCTTAAAAAGCATATGCTCAAGGTAATGCGCCAAACCAGTATTGGTTCTTGGATCGGTTTTACTTCCAGCTTTTATGGCAACATACGCCTGAATTCTGGGATCTGTTTTTGTAGGACTTAAAATCACGGTTAAGCCGTTCTTTAAAGTATAAAAACGGGCATTCATCGGATCGTTGGAAACATACTTATAGGTATATCCATTTCCGGAGGCTTCTTTCCACTCAAACTGTTTCTGAGCAAAAGTCAGAACAGCAAAGAATAAAGCTGTAATTGTGAAGGAGAGTTTTTTAAACATAGATTATATTTTATAAAGGATTAGACGAATTTTTTTTCGAAATGTTTCACCGTATTCAATTTATTTTAAATGAAAGCATTCCTCTCACCAAAAACCACTGCGCCGAAAGGTAAGTCATCATTACCAACAAATTGAGTATTATCAAAGGTTGCAAGAAAAGATATACGGAAAGTAGCGTATCTGAAATCAGAAACAGAAGCGCACCAATAATC
This genomic window contains:
- a CDS encoding SDR family oxidoreductase produces the protein MNLYTQPMLKEDALKDKVAIVTGGGSGLGKAMTKYFLQLGAKVVITSRNLEKLQNTAKELEEETGGKVLCVQCDVRNWDEVEAMKDAAVKEFGQIDILLNNAAGNFISPTERLTHSAFDSILDIVLKGTKNCTLSVGKYWIENKVPGTVLNIVTTYAWTGSAYVVPSACAKAGVLAMTRSLAVEWAKYGIRFNAIAPGPFPTKGAWERLLPGDLAEKFDMKKKVPLRRVGEHQELANLAAYLVSDYSAYMNGEVVTIDGGEWLQGAGEFNMLEEIPQEMWDMLESMIKAKKSN
- a CDS encoding M16 family metallopeptidase: MFKKLSFTITALFFAVLTFAQKQFEWKEASGNGYTYKYVSNDPMNARFYTLKNGLTVILSPTKTDPRIQAYVAIKAGSKTDPRTNTGLAHYLEHMLFKGTDKYGSLDWAKEKVELDKIDALYEQYNKTKDADQRKAIYKKIDSVSGVASKFAIANEYDKMMTSMGAQGTNAFTSFEQTVYTDDVPSSSLDKYLVVQGERFRNPTLRIFHTELEAVYEEKNRSLDSDGSKVFETLFAELFKNHNYGQQTTIGTVEDLKNPSLIEIRKYFNNYYVPNNMGVILSGDFNPDEVIAKVDKAFSQMKMKPVTKYTFTPETPITAPIVKEITGPDAENLTIGYRLPGNKDKDVLIADLVGQVLTNGKAGLMDLNLVKKQKLLRASAQTFTLIDYGVLYISAAPTNGQSLDEVKTLVLGEIDNLKKGNFDQDLITSIINNIKKSKIYGSENYGDRASSLMDAFTSELNWRDQVAYVNDLSKITKADIVGFANKYLGENYVAILKRKGESEKSMKIEKPQITPVETNADKQSAFVKMVGNMPNNPSTPVFLDYNKDIQKSKLGKAEILYVPNTDNQIFRLKYRYKIGSLNDLKQPLASQYLQFLGTDKMSSEEISKAFYKIASSFNVSTGEEYTTVSIEGLQENFDKAVKLYEDLILNVKADDAALKGLKERLAKARKDVKANKGAILQGLTSYAIYGENNKFNNVMSNAALESTTAAELVSRIKNLNQYEQTIIYYGPISIKELENKLKMSHPVPAKFAVASPAKVFKQVPQTKNQVLFADYDMVQAETRWIRNTENYDANKNTLVKVFNNYFGGGMGSIVFQTIRESKALAYSTYGIYVQPQKKDQEYYMMSYVGSQADKFNDATTAMTELLTKMPDLSENLNLAKTQVKKDIQTERITQDNIIFNYLAAKELGLTDDARKNIYTAVDHITMQDLKNFHQTNFSGKPYTYAIVASEKNVPMKDMQKLGEVKKISLEDLFGY